Proteins co-encoded in one Arachis stenosperma cultivar V10309 chromosome 7, arast.V10309.gnm1.PFL2, whole genome shotgun sequence genomic window:
- the LOC130941589 gene encoding uncharacterized protein LOC130941589 has translation MKPLLRIRHYLPKVLCRQHLRLYVVGLNASNSNMSLRNFGQAARKQEEEDVEEVEIDQRNLPADFDPTTFDPMEHRGPPSERVFRLVDEMASLTVAEAAELGHIMMKKMGMKELPTVGFLKPGAANIAGLTATKAAPAEAEEEKKPEKTVFELKLESYEAASKIKVIKEVRGFTDLGLKEAKDLVEKTPSIIKKGVSKEEGEQIIEKMKALGAKVIME, from the coding sequence ATGAAGCCGCTTTTAAGAATAAGGCATTATTTACCTAAAGTTTTATGTAGGCAACATCTTCGTTTATATGTAGTAGGGCTTAATGCAAGTAACTCAAATATGTCATTAAGAAATTTTGGTCAAGCTGCAAGGAAACAGGAGGAAGAGGACGTTGAGGAGGTGGAGATTGACCAACGAAATCTCCCTGCTGATTTTGATCCCACAACATTTGATCCTATGGAACATCGTGGCCCTCCATCTGAGAGAGTTTTCAGGCTTGTTGATGAAATGGCATCTCTTACGGTAGCTGAAGCAGCTGAACTGGGTCACATTATGATGAAGAAAATGGGGATGAAGGAGCTTCCTACTGTTGGATTCTTGAAGCCAGGAGCTGCAAATATAGCTGGACTCACAGCGACGAAAGCTGCACCAGCAGAAGCCGAGGAGGAGAAAAAGCCAGAAAAGACTGTATTCGAATTGAAATTAGAGTCCTATGAAGCAGCCTCCAAGATTAAAGTCATCAAGGAGGTTCGGGGCTTTACTGATTTAGGTTTGAAGGAGGCAAAGGATTTAGTGGAGAAAACACCCTCTATTATAAAGAAAGGTGTTTCAAAGGAAGAAGGAGAACAAATAATAGAGAAAATGAAAGCTCTTGGTGCAAAGGTTATTATGGAATGA